A DNA window from Pogona vitticeps strain Pit_001003342236 chromosome 2, PviZW2.1, whole genome shotgun sequence contains the following coding sequences:
- the LOC144587271 gene encoding major histocompatibility complex class I-related protein 1-like, which yields MKWLPPSLLLLGVTALLPGDCYVYHSTRSLRHLYMSAWEPHQSLPQFSASRYEGDHLLSYYDSETREWVPHLPWRMEQDPQYWEGQTQMMRQAEESFRVKLQSLASRYNQSEGYHILQYMEGCELSRDGQKRGYAAYGYDGKDFISFDKENLTWIAADAVAEATKKRLDAAVEYNLQRKVYLEEECVTWLQESLNDDKLVLTSAEPPRVTVTSKVGSDGPETLICQVYGFYPKQIEIRWRKKGQEISEKDSPPMILAPNLDDTYYTWSSIDIDPKDKDHYHCHVEHITLPQPLDVGWEKRES from the exons ATGAAGTGGCTTCCACCATCCCTTCTGCTCCTGGGGGTAACAGCTCTTCTGCCAGGGGACTGCTatg TCTACCATTCCACACGTTCCCTGCGCCACCTGTACATGTCTGCGTGGGAGCCACACCAGAGCTTGCCGCAGTTCAGCGCTTCGCGTTATGAGGGGGACCACCTCCTCTCGTACTACGACAGCGAGACAAGGGAATGGGTGCCTCACCTTCCCTGGAGGATGGAACAAGACCCCCAGTACTGGGAAGGGCAGACCCAGATGATGCGCCAAGCGGAGGAATCTTTCAGAGTCAAGCTGCAGTCTCTGGCGAGTCGCTACAACCAGAGCGAAG GGTATCATATCTTGCAGTACATGGAGGGCTGTGAGCttagcagggatgggcaaaaaaGAGGATATGCCGCGTATGGCTACGATGGGAAGGACTTCATCAGCTTTGATAAGgagaacctcacctggattgCAGCTGATGCCGTTGCTGAGGCCACCAAGAAAAGGTTGGATGCTGCCGTGGAATATAACCTGCAAAGAAAAGTCTACCTGGAGGAGGAGTGTGTCACGTGGCTGCAGGAATCTCTGAACGATGACAAGCTGGTTCTAACATCAGCAG AACCTCCACGAGTGACTGTGACTTCCAAGGTTGGCTCTGATGGTCCGGAAACTCTTATCTGTCAGGTCTATGGTTTCTACCCCAAGCAGATTGAGATCAGGTGGAGGAAGAAGGGCCAAGAGATCTCAGAAAAAGACTCACCCCCTATGATTCTTGCCCCCAACTTGGATGATACCTACTACACCTGGAGCAGCATTGATATTGATCCCAAAGACAAGGACCACTATCACTGCCATGTGGAACATATCACTCTCCCACAGCCTTTGGATGTGGGCTGGGAGAAGCGTG AATCATAA